A window of Hevea brasiliensis isolate MT/VB/25A 57/8 chromosome 14, ASM3005281v1, whole genome shotgun sequence contains these coding sequences:
- the LOC110667058 gene encoding cucumisin-like — protein MACQHSNLIWLLLISLTCTLFISCHAVSEQNRQIYIVYMGDRPKGGFFAASSLHAHMLQEVVGSGASDFLLRSYHRSFNGFVAKLTEDEKQKLAGMEGVVSVFPSKMKKLHTTRSWTFMGFPQNVTRSNQESDIIIGMLDTGIWPESESFNDEGFGPTPAKWKGTCQHSSNFTCNNKIIGARYYYTDGQLPPGDFASPRDSEGHGSHTASTAAGNIVSEASLLGLGSGTARGGVPSARIAVYKICWSNGCWDADILAAFDDAIADGVDIISLSVGGWPMDYFEDSIAIGAFHSMKNGILTSNSAGNDGPDPGSISNCSPWSLSVAASTIDRKFVTQVKLGNGAAYQGLSINTFTPQNSEYPTIYGGDAPNVTSEDNGTYSRYCTLGSLNKTLVQGKIVLCDSLNSGSGPIAAGAVGSIMEQGFYTDVAFNFPLPVSPVSSEDSADILKYINTTGNPTATIFKSFEEKDELAPYVVSFSSRGPNPITADILKPDLTAPGVDILAAWSEATTVTGSDWDYRVVPYNIISGTSMSCPHASGAAAYVKSFHPTWSPAAIKSALMTTAYSMSATTNTDAEFAYGSGHTNPVNATDPGLVYDAEEIDYVKFLCGQGYNATQLKLVTGDNSSCSEETNGTVWDLNYPSFALSTLSGQSVSRIFHRTVTNVGSATSTYKAIVEASSGLDIKVQPNVISFKSLRQKQSFVVIVEAVLNNSAISGSLTWDDGVHQVRSPILAHVIHPSQ, from the exons ATGGCATGTCAACATTCCAACCTGATTTGGCTTCTCTTAATAAGCCTCACTTGTACTCTGTTCATCAGCTGCCATGCAGTATCCGAACAAAATCGACAG ATTTATATTGTGTACATGGGGGACCGTCCAAAGGGTGGTTTTTTTGCTGCATCATCTCTTCATGCCCACATGCTACAAGAAGTTGTTGGCAG TGGTGCGTCAGATTTTTTGCTGCGCAGCTACCATAGGAGTTTCAATGGTTTTGTTGCTAAATTGACTGAAGATGAGAAGCAGAAACTGGCTG gCATGGAAGGTGTAGTGTCAGTGTTCCCTAGTAAAATGAAGAAACTCCACACAACAAGGTCTTGGACCTTCATGGGGTTCCCCCAAAATGTTACAAGATCAAATCAAGAAAGTGATATCATTATTGGAATGCTCGACACAGGGATTTGGCCTGAATCTGAAAGTTTTAATGATGAAGGATTTGGTCCAACTCCAGCCAAATGGAAGGGCACTTGCCAACACTCCTCAAACTTCACTTGCAACAA CAAAATAATTGGAGCTCGATACTATTACACTGATGGACAACTTCCCCCTGGAGACTTTGCTTCACCCAGAGATTCAGAAGGCCATGGGAGTCACACTGCATCAACAGCAGCAGGGAACATTGTTAGCGAAGCAAGCTTACTAGGTCTTGGCTCAGGGACTGCTCGAGGAGGCGTTCCTTCTGCTCGAATTGCTGTGTACAAGATATGTTGGTCTAATGGCTGTTGGGATGCTGACATTCTTGCAGCATTTGATGATGCTATTGCCGATGGAGTAGATATAATATCACTTTCAGTTGGAGGGTGGCCTATGGACTATTTTGAAGATTCAATAGCAATTGGAGCTTTCCATTCAATGAAGAATGGCATACTCACATCCAATTCTGCTGGTAATGATGGCCCAGACCCTGGATCAATTTCTAATTGTTCACCTTGGTCTCTTTCTGTCGCTGCTAGCACCATAGACAGAAAGTTTGTGACCCAAGTAAAGTTAGGTAATGGAGCAGCTTATCAG GGACTCTCCATAAATACTTTTACTCCTCAAAACTCTGAATACCCAACTATCTATGGTGGAGATGCACCAAATGTGACTTCAGAAGACAATGGTACCTATTCCAG ATATTGCACCCTAGGTTCCTTGAACAAGACTTTGGTGCAAGGAAAAATTGTTCTTTGTGATTCTCTCAATTCTGGAAGTGGGCCAATAGCTGCTGGTGCTGTTGGCTCGATTATGGAGCAAGGATTTTACACTGATGTGGCCTTTAATTTCCCTTTGCCAGTTTCCCCAGTAAGCTCAGAGGATTCAGCTGACATTTTGAAGTACATAAACACTACAGG CAATCCAACTGCAACAATATTCAAGAGCTTCGAAGAAAAAGATGAATTGGCACCTTATGTTGTTTCCTTCTCTTCAAGGGGACCTAATCCCATAACAGCCGACATTCTCAAG CCTGACCTAACAGCCCCTGGAGTGGACATCTTAGCAGCATGGTCCGAAGCTACTACTGTCACAGGATCAGATTGGGATTATAGAGTAGTTCCATACAACATAATCTCTGGTACATCCATGTCTTGCCCACATGCATCTGGTGCGGCTGCTTATGTCAAGTCCTTTCACCCAACATGGTCTCCTGCTGCCATCAAATCCGCTTTAATGACTACAG CTTATTCCATGAGTGCTACAACTAATACCGATGCAGAGTTTGCTTATGGATCAGGTCATACAAATCCTGTAAATGCTACTGACCCTGGATTAGTATATGATGCTGAAGAGATCGATTATGTTAAATTTTTATGTGGACAAGGGTATAATGCTACACAACTTAAGCTTGTAACTGGAGACAACAGTTCATGTTCTGAAGAAACAAATGGAACAGTTTGGGATCTAAACTACCCATCTTTCGCTCTGTCTACACTGTCAGGCCAATCTGTAAGTCGCATATTTCACAGAACTGTCACGAATGTTGGATCAGCAACATCTACATACAAGGCAATTGTAGAAGCTTCATCAGGACTTGACATCAAAGTTCAACCAAATGTTATTTCCTTCAAATCTCTTCGGCAAAAGCAATCCTTTGTTGTGATAGTTGAAGCCGTATTAAATAATTCTGCAATCTCAGGTTCCTTAACTTGGGATGATGGGGTGCATCAAGTGAGAAGTCCTATTTTAGCACATGTTATCCATCCTTCTCAGTAG